One Methanohalophilus mahii DSM 5219 genomic window carries:
- a CDS encoding DUF473 domain-containing protein, giving the protein MEYVALTGISHDVVTDLKNHGLRTIEIRSPHNFFTTLNLNVGENIFLTSTSTQDLTAGTKGIIVKLMKHQVSTHRIINGTDNFYEEREMTMIRIQLKSKCVARVRKVLSNQIGQITLVDAEEMSFYDAR; this is encoded by the coding sequence ATGGAATATGTTGCTTTAACCGGAATCTCTCACGATGTAGTTACAGATCTTAAGAATCATGGCTTAAGGACTATTGAGATTAGAAGTCCTCATAATTTTTTCACGACACTGAATCTAAATGTAGGAGAAAATATTTTCCTTACTTCTACAAGTACACAGGATTTGACTGCAGGCACAAAGGGTATTATTGTAAAACTGATGAAACATCAGGTTTCTACACATCGTATAATTAATGGTACGGATAATTTTTACGAGGAAAGAGAAATGACCATGATACGTATCCAGCTGAAATCTAAATGTGTGGCAAGGGTGAGGAAAGTGCTCTCCAATCAGATTGGGCAGATTACACTGGTTGACGCCGAAGAAATGTCTTTCTATGATGCCCGTTGA
- a CDS encoding DUF169 domain-containing protein: MDEGNPVCITFQNSTKGDVSEKLFCEIITDARYGKQSLITAQRCRVGKFILNKNRQPPAEYYFNSGRYASYEIAENAVLSLCRLEKEYGTLKIEPLSKKSTKFDICILYLKPEKAMRIIQAMAYYNGTPADIQTIGAASVCSDCVAGTLNKGISLSFGCKGSRKHSKYSSEEVPIGIRYDMLEKVEKALGIIPGTFD; this comes from the coding sequence ATGGATGAAGGAAATCCGGTTTGTATTACTTTCCAGAACAGTACGAAAGGGGACGTATCAGAGAAACTCTTCTGCGAAATTATTACGGATGCAAGATATGGAAAACAATCCCTGATTACGGCACAAAGATGCAGAGTTGGCAAATTCATCCTTAATAAAAATAGACAACCTCCGGCTGAATACTATTTCAATTCCGGTAGATACGCATCATACGAAATCGCAGAAAATGCGGTCCTTTCCCTCTGCCGGCTGGAAAAGGAATACGGGACTTTGAAAATTGAACCTTTGTCAAAAAAAAGTACAAAATTTGATATTTGTATTCTGTACCTGAAACCGGAAAAAGCAATGCGAATCATCCAGGCGATGGCCTATTACAACGGAACTCCAGCAGATATTCAAACAATAGGCGCAGCTTCTGTATGCAGTGATTGTGTAGCAGGGACCCTGAATAAAGGAATAAGCCTGTCTTTTGGCTGCAAAGGATCCAGAAAACACAGCAAGTATAGTAGTGAAGAAGTACCTATCGGAATACGCTATGACATGCTGGAAAAAGTAGAAAAGGCACTGGGAATTATCCCGGGTACCTTTGATTGA
- a CDS encoding F420-dependent methylenetetrahydromethanopterin dehydrogenase, with protein sequence MVKVGFIKLGNLGMSQVIDLVQDEIAAREGITTRVFGTGPKMDKETAASTEELKAWDPDFVVMISPNASAPGPKSARELWKDYPCIVVSDGPTKKDDRQALEDAGFGYIIMTVDPLIGAKTEFLDAVEMASFNSDAMKVLSTCGVVRLLQEELDAVTAQVDEGKSGADLELPHILAKPQKCIERAGFNNPYAKAKGLAALHMASKVAEVNMPACFILKEIEDVTLTAATGHELMRAASQLAIEAREIEKANDSVFRQPHSKKGFQLQKTKLYEKPQKV encoded by the coding sequence ATGGTAAAAGTAGGATTTATCAAATTGGGTAACTTGGGTATGAGCCAGGTAATTGACCTTGTACAGGATGAAATTGCAGCCAGGGAAGGTATCACCACCCGCGTATTTGGTACTGGCCCCAAAATGGACAAAGAAACAGCAGCTTCTACTGAAGAATTGAAGGCATGGGACCCTGACTTTGTTGTAATGATCAGTCCCAATGCAAGTGCACCGGGTCCCAAATCTGCCCGTGAGTTATGGAAGGATTATCCATGTATTGTTGTCTCTGACGGACCTACCAAGAAAGATGACAGACAGGCTCTTGAGGATGCAGGTTTCGGTTACATTATAATGACCGTTGATCCTCTTATCGGTGCCAAGACAGAGTTCTTGGATGCTGTTGAAATGGCTTCTTTTAACTCTGATGCAATGAAGGTCCTTTCCACTTGTGGTGTTGTCAGGCTTCTTCAGGAAGAACTGGATGCAGTAACTGCTCAGGTCGATGAAGGCAAATCTGGTGCAGACCTTGAACTTCCACACATTCTTGCAAAACCACAGAAATGCATTGAACGTGCTGGTTTCAATAATCCTTATGCTAAAGCAAAAGGTCTTGCAGCCCTCCACATGGCAAGTAAGGTTGCTGAAGTAAACATGCCAGCCTGCTTTATCCTTAAAGAGATTGAAGATGTCACCCTTACTGCCGCAACAGGCCATGAACTCATGCGTGCAGCCTCCCAACTTGCAATTGAAGCCAGGGAAATCGAGAAAGCCAATGATTCTGTGTTCAGGCAGCCTCATTCCAAGAAAGGTTTCCAGCTTCAGAAAACAAAACTTTATGAAAAACCACAGAAAGTGTGA
- a CDS encoding proteasome assembly chaperone family protein, with protein sequence MSETDYKSDVHIITEKVKSEEPLLIEGFPGIGLVGNIASQQIIEELDMEYIGSIESRYFPPIAVLYEGVINMPVRIYENPDLNLIMVVSDIPINPSVSYDVSKALVDWAQSVNVKEIISIAGIATASEEPLVFGAATTEEMLERIKEKVEIFQMGTISGISGSIMAECFMRKLPAISLLGATQTQNPDPRAAAAVIKILNDLFDYSIDTESLIEQAEKIEVEMQKLAEDVRTTEQPSSTRKEFPMYG encoded by the coding sequence TTGTCGGAAACAGATTACAAAAGTGATGTACATATTATCACAGAGAAAGTAAAATCCGAAGAGCCTCTTTTAATTGAAGGGTTCCCTGGTATCGGGCTTGTGGGTAATATTGCAAGTCAGCAAATAATTGAAGAACTCGATATGGAATATATAGGTTCCATAGAATCTCGTTATTTCCCTCCCATAGCAGTTCTCTATGAAGGAGTAATCAATATGCCTGTAAGGATATATGAAAATCCGGATCTCAATCTGATAATGGTTGTGTCGGATATCCCCATTAATCCTTCTGTTTCCTATGATGTAAGTAAGGCCCTTGTTGATTGGGCTCAGTCGGTAAATGTAAAGGAAATTATTTCAATTGCCGGAATTGCTACCGCGAGTGAAGAACCCCTTGTGTTCGGTGCTGCTACAACTGAGGAAATGCTGGAGCGCATAAAAGAAAAAGTGGAAATCTTCCAGATGGGTACAATATCGGGTATATCCGGCAGTATTATGGCGGAATGCTTTATGCGTAAACTTCCTGCTATCAGTCTTCTGGGAGCTACACAAACCCAGAATCCGGATCCAAGAGCCGCTGCAGCTGTGATAAAAATACTAAATGACCTGTTTGATTACTCAATAGATACGGAAAGTCTCATCGAGCAGGCCGAAAAGATTGAAGTTGAGATGCAAAAACTAGCAGAAGATGTGCGGACCACCGAACAGCCTTCTTCCACCAGGAAAGAGTTCCCGATGTATGGGTGA
- a CDS encoding radical SAM protein has translation MKYDFYTNPFFKVYATVENGHVNMHTSGLASKAVKPLLSDMLYMFDGSKPALVNGDSLVFSTWMPPIPGRAFDRLVSSQMGYMRGKMVPEQVTISITEECPNRCLHCALPDTNNRTSLSPEIVKNAIDQCLEIGSTLIIFDGGEPLLYNGLEDLINYVDNEKAISGMFTSGVGLDFAKALALKEAGLNMLSVSLDSAFEANHDRMRGRTGVYRAAISAIENALDVGLMINIYVVISPSNIDELDDFYQLAKDMGVHEITFFEIVPTGRWFDHKDDLLSSRGMQKFNDFIERSNNMDGPRVFSVPHVLRKMGCFAGKKWLHITPEGNVSPCACIPISVGNIHEEKISRIWDRIRKDSVYKAKTCLMRDDNYRNQYVLK, from the coding sequence ATGAAATACGATTTTTATACAAATCCCTTCTTCAAGGTTTATGCGACTGTTGAAAACGGACATGTCAATATGCATACTTCAGGTCTTGCATCAAAAGCAGTGAAACCGCTGCTATCAGATATGCTGTATATGTTCGATGGTTCCAAGCCTGCTCTTGTAAATGGTGACTCTCTTGTATTTTCCACCTGGATGCCTCCAATCCCTGGAAGGGCTTTTGACAGGTTGGTTTCCAGTCAGATGGGATATATGAGGGGGAAAATGGTTCCAGAACAGGTGACAATTTCTATCACTGAGGAATGTCCTAACAGGTGTCTGCATTGTGCACTACCCGATACAAATAACAGGACATCTCTTTCTCCTGAGATTGTAAAAAATGCTATCGATCAGTGTCTGGAAATAGGTTCAACTTTAATTATTTTTGATGGGGGCGAGCCTCTGCTATATAATGGACTTGAAGATCTCATTAACTATGTTGATAATGAGAAGGCAATAAGCGGCATGTTTACTTCAGGTGTGGGTCTGGATTTTGCAAAAGCCCTGGCATTAAAAGAAGCAGGTCTGAATATGCTCAGTGTCAGTCTGGATAGTGCATTTGAAGCAAACCATGACAGGATGCGTGGCAGGACAGGTGTTTACAGGGCTGCTATATCTGCTATAGAGAATGCCCTTGATGTCGGATTAATGATAAATATCTATGTTGTAATTTCTCCTTCGAATATCGATGAGCTGGACGATTTCTACCAACTTGCAAAGGACATGGGTGTACATGAGATCACCTTTTTTGAGATCGTGCCCACGGGTCGATGGTTTGACCATAAGGATGATCTTCTCTCATCCAGAGGCATGCAAAAATTCAATGATTTTATTGAGCGTTCAAACAATATGGATGGACCTCGTGTATTTTCGGTTCCTCATGTATTGCGCAAAATGGGATGCTTTGCGGGTAAAAAATGGTTACATATAACTCCTGAAGGAAATGTCAGTCCATGTGCATGCATACCAATTTCGGTGGGTAACATACATGAAGAAAAAATAAGTAGAATATGGGATAGAATCCGGAAAGATTCTGTCTATAAAGCAAAAACCTGCCTTATGCGGGATGATAATTACAGAAATCAATACGTCCTTAAATAA
- a CDS encoding coiled-coil protein encodes MQKELKDKRKDLRDASEEHKNKRNELNAQASTLASNRNELNKRTKDLINEAQEYKKLRDENNEKVQEFKDLRDKTNEKANELFGKVDELRSANNLTGPSLKEIRKDIDRLEFSQQTEVLTPSKEKELVNKISELRKLYDTKKKQIESNTELNDLLTEAQEIREEASGYHSTLSEYAQKAQEYHDKMITTFKEADKIRAESDTAHKEFVQIQEKADEQHKAFIAAQKEIRDIDKELRKLKKKDGGKKGADMEEVRKDAEDIFDKFKSGEKLTTENLMTLQKSGLL; translated from the coding sequence ATGCAAAAAGAACTGAAAGACAAAAGGAAAGATCTGAGGGACGCCTCTGAAGAACACAAGAATAAACGTAATGAACTTAATGCACAGGCAAGTACACTTGCATCAAACCGCAATGAGCTCAACAAAAGGACCAAAGATCTTATCAATGAAGCACAGGAATACAAAAAACTTCGTGATGAAAACAACGAAAAAGTCCAGGAATTCAAGGACCTTCGTGATAAGACCAATGAGAAGGCAAATGAACTTTTTGGAAAAGTTGATGAGCTCAGAAGTGCCAATAATCTTACTGGACCATCCCTGAAAGAGATTCGCAAGGATATCGACAGACTGGAATTCTCACAGCAGACCGAAGTGCTTACACCATCAAAAGAAAAGGAACTGGTCAACAAGATATCCGAACTCAGGAAACTTTACGATACAAAGAAAAAGCAAATTGAAAGTAACACTGAGCTAAATGATCTGCTTACGGAAGCACAGGAAATCAGGGAAGAGGCTTCCGGCTACCATTCAACCCTTTCTGAATATGCTCAGAAAGCTCAGGAATATCATGACAAGATGATTACCACTTTCAAAGAAGCGGATAAGATACGCGCGGAATCCGATACTGCACATAAAGAGTTTGTACAAATCCAGGAAAAAGCAGATGAACAGCACAAGGCTTTCATTGCAGCTCAGAAGGAAATCCGGGATATTGACAAAGAACTTCGCAAACTCAAGAAGAAAGATGGTGGCAAGAAAGGCGCAGATATGGAAGAAGTCCGTAAGGATGCCGAGGATATATTTGATAAGTTCAAATCCGGCGAGAAACTTACTACAGAAAACCTCATGACTCTCCAGAAGTCCGGTCTTCTATAA
- the serB gene encoding phosphoserine phosphatase SerB, with product MIRFDEVTLASNSNRKFSKLIIFDMDSTLIDAECIDELALAAGVADKVSQITDRTMRGELDYNLALLERVKLLKGLEITKATEAVEKIELMPGAKELLEHVQSLGYKTAMLSGGFTLSSDRVAKLLNIDYVYANTLEVKNGYLTGVVSGPMTQNLSKEFAFEEIARKNGFLPEDCIVVGDGANDVCIFKRAGYSIAFNPKPILHQHADVIISKKDLRALISVIDSLQ from the coding sequence ATGATCAGGTTTGATGAAGTGACTTTAGCCAGCAATTCTAACAGAAAATTTTCTAAACTGATTATTTTTGATATGGACAGCACCCTAATAGATGCTGAGTGTATCGATGAGCTTGCACTTGCTGCAGGAGTGGCAGACAAAGTTTCACAGATTACAGATCGCACAATGAGAGGAGAACTGGACTACAACCTGGCTCTTCTGGAAAGAGTGAAGCTTCTTAAAGGTCTGGAAATAACAAAGGCAACGGAAGCGGTTGAAAAGATCGAACTGATGCCTGGTGCAAAAGAACTCCTCGAGCATGTACAATCACTTGGATACAAAACTGCAATGTTATCCGGAGGATTTACACTTTCCTCTGACAGGGTTGCAAAATTACTCAACATCGATTACGTATATGCCAACACTCTAGAGGTGAAAAATGGATATCTGACAGGTGTAGTGTCTGGCCCCATGACACAAAACCTTTCAAAGGAATTTGCCTTTGAAGAAATTGCCAGAAAGAATGGCTTCCTGCCCGAAGATTGTATCGTGGTAGGAGATGGGGCAAATGATGTCTGTATATTTAAGAGAGCAGGTTATTCAATCGCATTCAATCCAAAACCAATTCTCCATCAACATGCAGATGTCATAATTTCGAAGAAAGACCTTAGGGCCTTAATCTCCGTGATTGATTCACTACAATAA
- a CDS encoding endonuclease V — translation MQEEIGRKVVTIDGFENIKLIGGADCTYFKNLVICCIVVLKYPTMEFVERTFHIGKISFPYIPGYFSFREGEGTIRAYQKLSNKPDLLMINACGVTHPANAGFASHIGVVLDKPTIGITKRMFCGRAKIPQKENEAQPLYDGGKQRGWLLKVLSETKPIVITVGHRTSIKSCLEITIKCLKGSKMPEPLRLAHRCAGEEKKKWGKSSGT, via the coding sequence CTGCAGGAAGAAATAGGCAGAAAGGTAGTCACCATTGATGGGTTTGAAAATATCAAACTTATTGGGGGTGCTGACTGCACCTACTTCAAAAATCTGGTGATATGCTGTATTGTCGTACTAAAATATCCCACAATGGAATTTGTCGAAAGGACATTTCATATCGGAAAGATAAGTTTTCCTTATATACCAGGGTATTTTTCATTTCGTGAGGGAGAAGGGACAATAAGAGCCTATCAAAAGCTCAGCAACAAACCTGACCTGCTTATGATCAATGCCTGTGGTGTCACCCATCCCGCAAACGCCGGATTTGCCTCTCATATTGGAGTGGTCCTGGATAAGCCCACGATCGGGATCACAAAAAGAATGTTTTGTGGCAGGGCAAAAATACCACAAAAAGAAAATGAAGCCCAGCCATTGTATGATGGAGGAAAACAAAGAGGTTGGCTCCTTAAAGTATTGTCCGAAACAAAACCAATCGTAATTACAGTCGGACATCGTACATCCATCAAAAGTTGTCTGGAAATAACAATAAAGTGCCTGAAAGGAAGCAAAATGCCTGAACCATTAAGACTTGCTCATCGATGTGCAGGAGAAGAGAAAAAGAAATGGGGTAAAAGCAGTGGTACATGA